Genomic window (Synergistes jonesii):
GCAAGGGGTTTACACAGAATAAGTTACACTACCAATTTTATATCTATGACGGCGCACAGAAACCCATAAGCTCATAAAGATTGCGCTGTTTCTCTGTGATTTCAGATAGATGATGGGCTCTGCCTGGCTGCTGGTAGTATTCGATAATATCAAGCGCATCCAGCAGCGACTGCATAGTATATTTACGAAATAGATTGTTTGCTTCCATCTCTTTCTTAATGTAAGACATCAACTCCAACGCGACAAATTGGATAAAAAGCTTCCCCTCGAAATTTTCTTCAGAGGAGACGGACATCCTTCGCATATCCAGCCTCTCTTTGAGGTTTCCAAAAGTCTTTTCAATCAGGTCGCGCAGTCGATAGATTCTCAAAGCCTCTGCCGGCTCCTTTATTCCATTCGTCATAAGGACGAAATAACCGTAATCCTTTTCAGCCCTGCGGATCGCCTCTTCCTTGTAAGTGATGTTTAGGCCCCGTTTAGCTGTTTCGCGTACGTTGAAATACTTATCGTAGGCGGGTTCATGATCATCCCTGCGGTTTCCGCTGCGAAGTTCTTCTTCATACCGGTCGAGCATATGATTGAACCTGTCGCGCTCATCCGCGCAGCGCCGATCATTGAAATAAATGTGCAAGTATACGCGGCGCTTGTCGTGAATGATCTCACCGTTCCGCGGCTTTAGCTCCGTGTAATCCCACTGCTCCTTGAATGTGGCGACATACAGATGTAAGTCGGAGTTGTAGTTAGCCCTGGTTACAAAACCGTCACGAATTGCATTGAGACGATTACTTACAATTTTCAGCGAAGCCTTTACTCCGATTAGGAACTTGTGGTGACGCTTCATCAGGTCGTTGATATTCTTTTCGCTATAGAAACCACGATCTAAAACCAAATCCAGCTTTTCAAGCGAAAGGAAGCCTATGTCCTTTAGGAGGTTTTCAATTATCTTTACGTCTGGGATGTTCCCCGGCAGTTTCCTGTAATAGACGGGAAGCCTGGATCCCTCTCCATAGAGCATTGCCAGATTAATCTGCGGCAGATCGTCGTCCTCCTTACTCTTCCCGTATTTTGCTTGCTTCAGCAGTTCAGAATACGATGAGATAGATGTTGTATCAAAAGCAAGATACTCCTTTTCAGAGCGGCGTTTTGACTGGCGGCGGAAGTACTCCAGCTTAGACCCTTCGGTAATAGAGCCGAACAGTTCGCTGATTCGCTGCGATGAAATATCACCTGCAAATGGATGCTTATGTGTCCTTCCCCACTTGTGGAAACGATACATCGGCTGACCTTCCTCTAAAACGAGGTAGTATGCGACAGAGAGGATTTCATCCGAAATATTGCCAAAACAACTCTTCAGATCGTCGGCAATACCAAGTCTATCCGCAATACAGTCCATCAAGTAGGTAGCGCCATAAAACAACCTAATACAGCCCTGCGCGGGACACTGCTTCAACTCAGCTTGCTGATCAGCTAACTGTTGTTCCAAAAGAAACTTCTTGTTTGGGACCAATATGCCGTCGACGACCTTGCCAATATAGTTTCGCTTATGCTCTCCGCGTTTTTTCTTGGAGTTCCAGAACGGAGTATCGATATAAGCATATTTGGCGCCGTTTATTACTTGCGTTTTATATTCCATGCCCATCACCTCTGAATAGATATACTTTATACCTATGTCAGACAAAATACAAGAAGCAATGATCATAAAAATGGCGTTTCCCAATATGTTAGAGCATTTGCATCTTCTGCATAGATATAAAATACCGGGAGGAGAGGATAAAAAAGCGCAGGTACTTGTACCGCGCACCGGTCGGGGCCAATGTGAAGTGGCGTTTTTCGCCAATTTATAAGCTGGGAAAA
Coding sequences:
- a CDS encoding IS1634 family transposase, translating into MEYKTQVINGAKYAYIDTPFWNSKKKRGEHKRNYIGKVVDGILVPNKKFLLEQQLADQQAELKQCPAQGCIRLFYGATYLMDCIADRLGIADDLKSCFGNISDEILSVAYYLVLEEGQPMYRFHKWGRTHKHPFAGDISSQRISELFGSITEGSKLEYFRRQSKRRSEKEYLAFDTTSISSYSELLKQAKYGKSKEDDDLPQINLAMLYGEGSRLPVYYRKLPGNIPDVKIIENLLKDIGFLSLEKLDLVLDRGFYSEKNINDLMKRHHKFLIGVKASLKIVSNRLNAIRDGFVTRANYNSDLHLYVATFKEQWDYTELKPRNGEIIHDKRRVYLHIYFNDRRCADERDRFNHMLDRYEEELRSGNRRDDHEPAYDKYFNVRETAKRGLNITYKEEAIRRAEKDYGYFVLMTNGIKEPAEALRIYRLRDLIEKTFGNLKERLDMRRMSVSSEENFEGKLFIQFVALELMSYIKKEMEANNLFRKYTMQSLLDALDIIEYYQQPGRAHHLSEITEKQRNLYELMGFCAPS